The genomic segment GACAGCGTGGCCACGGCGCGGCCGGCGCGTATCTCGCCGCTGGCGGCGCGCATGGCCGCTGCATATAGCCTGCCGCTGGATCGTGTGCCTTCGACCGGGCGAATCGAGCGCGCCGATGTGCTGGCGGCACTGGCAGCGCGCGAAGCACAGGCTGCTGATACGATTCGCCCGCTGACGACGGCGCAGCGCGAGCGTGCCGAGCGTGTGGCGCGCATCGCGCGCGACGTGCCGCACGGCACCGTTACGGCTGCGCTGGATCTGAGCGCGATCGCGGCCGAACGCGCGGCGATGCAGCCGGCGTGGGCGCGGCGCGAGCGCGTGGCATTGGACGATCTGGCCTTCCTGGTTCACGCGGCGGTGGCCGCGCTGTTGGACGTGCCGGAATGTAACGCGACGGTCACAGCCGATGGCGTGCGCTTGCACCGCACTGTTCACGTTGCGATCTCGATTGATGATGGTACGGCTCTGCCGCGTGCTGGCGTGATTGCGAACGCCGAGCGCTATAACATTGTCGGCATCGCGCGGCGGCTGTCACAGGCACAGACCGATGGTTCGCTTGAAGGCGGCACGCTGACGATTCGTTCGCGAGCCGCGCTGCTGGCGACCGATCTGGTTGCCGACGGGCAGACCGCCGTGCTGAACATCGGCCCGGTCGTGGCGCGCGCGGTGGCGGCAGGTGAAGCGGAAACTCAAGTTCATCCGGTCGTGCACGTCAGCCTGACATGCGACCGGCGCGCGGTGAGCGATGCCGCCGCGCAGCGATTCTTGGAGCGGCTAGCGACTAGCAGCTAGCAACTAGCCTGGGAGAGTGCAAGGTGATGTTGGACATTGTGAAGGTGCCGGATCCGATCCTGCGCCAGCGGGCCAAGAAGGTGGCGAAGGTGACCCCGGCGGTGCAGAAACTGCTCGACGACATGGCTGAGACGATGCGCGAAGCGCCCGGCGTCGGGCTGGCCGCGCCGCAGGTCGGCGTGCTCCAGCGACTGATCGTCGTCGATGTGCAGCCGGACGAGGAAGAGCCGGAAGCGCAGTCAGGCTTCTTCCGGCTAGTCAACCCGGAGATCCTGAAGGCGAGCCGCGACATGGAGGAAGGGCCGGAAGGCTGCCTCTCCATTCCGGGCTATCAGGGCGATATCGAACGACACGTTTGGGTCGAGGTTCGCGCGCTGGATCATACGGGCAAGCCGTTCCGCATGAAGGCGCGCGGCTACCTGGCGCGCGTCATACAACACGAGATCGACCACCTCGACGGCATCCTGTTCCTCGACCGGCTCAAGAGCGCGGACAAGCTTTACAAGCTGGAGCCGCAGGAACCGCACGCGGAACCGGCGTAGTTCACCATGAAGATACTCGCGGTTGATGTTGGCACCGGCACGCAGGATATCCTGCTGTTCGACAGCACGCGCGCCATCGAGAACTGCCTCAAGATGGTCATGCCGTCGCCGACGGCGCTGGTTGCTGACGCCATCCGGCAGGCGACGGCCAAGCGCCAGCCGGTCGTGCTGACCGGCACGCTCATGGGCGGCGGGCCGTCGAACTGGGCCGCCGACGACCATATGCGGGCGGGACTGCGCGTCTACGCCACGCCGCAGGCGGCGCTGTCGTTCAACGACGAACTCGAAGCGGTTGCGCGCAGCGGCATCCGGATCATTTCGGACGACGAGGCGAAGCGGCTCAAGCGCGTCAAGCGCATTGAGATGCGCGACTTCTATCTGCCGCAGATCACCTGGGCGTTCGAGTCGTTCGGGCTCTCGCTCGACGACGTGGATGCATACGCCGTCGCGGTCTTCGACCACGGCAACGCGCCCGCCGGCGCCTCCGACCGCCGTTTCCGCTTCGACTTCATCGCCGAGGCGCTCACGGGCGGCGGGAAGCTCTCGGCGTTCGCGTTCCCACGCGACCGCATCCCGCCGCGCATGACGCGCATGCAGGCCACCGCAAGCTCAGTGGAAAACGACAAGCCGCTGCTGATGATGGACACCGCGCCGGCCGCCGTGCTCGGCGCGCTGGAAGACCCGCGCGTGCGCGCCCTGCCGCGCGCCGTGATCGCCAACGTCGGCAACTTCCACACGCTGGCGTTTAACATGGGCGACGGCCAGGTGCGCGGCGTGTTCGAGCACCATACCGGCGAACTGACGGCCGCCGAGCTTGAGGCATATCTGCAGAAGCTGGCGCGCGGCGAGGTGACCAACGACGAGGTCTTCAACGACATGGGGCACGGCGCGCTCGTGTTCGACGCGGCGGCGCCCGCGCCGTCCGACTATGTAGTGATCGGCCCGCGGCGCGGCCTCCTGCGCGGTTCCGCGCTCCAGCCGTATTTCGCCGTGCCGCATGGCGACATGATGATCGCCGGCTGCTTCGGCCTCGTCCGCGCCTTTGCCGACCACGCCCCCGACTGGAAGGACGAGATTGAGAAGGTTCTCGGACAATGAGCGGGTCGCGCTCGTCCTGACCGGCTTCGCCCTTCTCGCCGTCATATACGGCCTCGTCACGCCGATTTTCGAGGGCTACGACGAGGACTCGCACTTCGCGTTTGTCCAGTATGTCGCGAGCGGGCGCGGCCTGCCTCGCCAGCCCGCCGCCGAATACCCGCACCTCGCCAAGCACGAGGCTAACCAGCCCCCGCTGTACTATCTGCTGTCCGCGCCGCTGATCGCCTGGCTCGATACGAGCGACCTGCCCGCCCGCCTCGTCGACAACCCGCACGCCGTCTATTACCCGCCGCCGTACCCGGACAACCAGAACGCCGTGGTGCACCACGACGACGAAGGCTTCCCGTGGCAGGGCGCGGTGCTGGCGGTGCACCTGGTGCGGCTGTTCTCGGTGCTGTTCGGTGTCGGCACCCTTGCCTGTACGTTTGCGCTCGCCCGCACGCTCTTCCCGGCCGAGCCGACGCTCGTCTGGGGCGCGCTCGTCGTGAACGCGCTGATTCCCTCGTTCATTTTTAGCTCCGCGCTGGTCAGCAATGACGGCCTGGTCACGTTCATGTCGGCCTTGGCGCTGTTGCTGCTCGCCCGGCTCTGGCGCGCGTCGTACCGCGATGGCGACTATATCGTGCTGGGCAGCGTGCTCGGCGCGGCGGCGCTCTCGAAGCTGAGCGGCCTCTGGGTCTGGCCGTTTGCCGCACTGGTGCTGGCCGCGCTCGGCCTGTACCGTCGGCAGATCGCGCGCTACTTGCGCGGCGGCCTGATCGCCTTCACCGTCGGGGCAATCATCAGCGGCTGGTGGTACGCGCGGAACTGGGTGTATTATAGAGATGTCACCGGCCTGAACGTCCTGCTCGATATGATCGGGCGGCGCGGCAAGAACTTCACCCTGCTCGACTTCCTGCCGGAGACCGAAGGTATCCGCTGGTCGTTCTGGGCGCTGTTCGGCTGGTTCAATGTGCCGGTCGCCGACTGGCTGTACCGCCTGTATGACGCAGCGCTACTCGTCGCCCTGGCGGGGATGGCCGTCTGGACAGTGCGTGCCGCGCGGCAGAAGCGCTGGGCCGAGCTTGGCTCGCTGGCGCTCGCCGCCGGGTGGTTCCTGACGATCGTGGCTGCGCTCGTCAACCTGAATATGCAGACGATCGTCGCGCAGGGGCGGTTACTGTTCCCGGCGCTCTCGGCCATCGTGATTCTGTTCGTGCGCGGCTGGCTCGTCTGGTTGCCGCCGGCGCAGCGGTGGGCGCGCTGGGCGACGCGCGGCGCGTTGGCGGCGATGCTCGTGCTGGCGATTTACGTGCCGTTTGGCGTCATCGCGCCAGTCTACGCCACGCCCGACTCGCTGATGCTGGCGCAGGCGCGCACCCAGGCGCCGCAGGCGGTTGATGCCCGGATCGGCGACGACGTGACCCTACTCGGCGTCGCGCTTGATGCATCCGTTCTGCGCCCCGGTGAGACGGTGTGGGTGACGCTCTGCTGGCGCGCGGAGCGCAGACCGTCTGAAAACGACCTGTTGTTCGTGCAGTTGCTCGTCGATGGCGACCTGATCGCCGCGCAGAAAGACACGTACAACGGCAACGGCAACTTTCCGACCGGGATCTGGCCGGCGGGCATCGTCTTCTGCGAGCGGGTCCCGCTGGATGTGCGGGTCAGCGCGCCGGACTCGGCGGCGACTGCGTTGGTTATCGGGTTAGCGCGCCAGAATGGTGAGCGTCTACCGGTCATGATCGCCGGCAAGCCATCGGGCGACGCGGTCCGTGTGCCGGCGCCGCCGCTCGCCGTGGCGGCCGGGCAGCAGCGGCTTACCTACGATTGGGGCCATGCGGTGATGCTGACCGACTACCGGCTCGACCGCGCGGTTGTCGCGGCGGGCGGCACGCTCGACCTGACTCTGCGCTGGCGTCTACTGTCGCTGCCGGCGGGGGGCCTCGTGGCGACGGTGCAGGTCTTCGACGAGCGTGGCGTGCGCGTGGCGCAAAGCGATGCGCGGCTCGATCTGCCGCAGGCGCCCGGCGCGGAGTGGGAAGAGCAGCGCGATCTGAAAATCACGCCGGACGCGAAGCCCGGCGTCTATGATCTGCGGGTCGGCCTCTACGAGTCGGGCCGTGGCAGGAACCTGCCGTCGTACCGCGGCCAGTTCGCTCTCGGTGGCGGCTTGCTCTCGCTCTGGAAGATCCGCGTGCCGTAGCGTATGCAGGTGGTGGGGATCGCATGAATCGCATCGAATACACGCACGGGGATGCCGCATGGTTGGAGATCATCCAGCCGCTCTGGGAGAAGCTGAAACGGCACCATGAGCAGGGCTCGCGGCATTTCGCACAGATCTACCGGCAGTTCACATTCGAGCAGCGGCTGCAAAAGTTTCGGGATAGCGGCGCCAGCGCATTTCGCGTCGAGTTGGCCCGCGATTCGGGCGATATGCGGCTCGCCGGATACTGTGTGAGCATGGTTCGCCCGAATGACACCGGCGAGATCGATTCGCTGTATGTGGATGAGCCCTACCGCGGCGCGGGCATCGCCGACACGCTGATGCGCCGCGGCCTCGACTGGCTGAAGGCCAGCGGTGCGCGTTACATCGAAATCAACGTGGCGGCCGGCAACGAAAGTGTCCTTAGCTTCTATGCGCGCTATGGCTTCTATCCGCGCCATACGACGCTGGCCGAAAAGCAAGTGCCGCCGGCGGCGCCCAAATCCTAATGACAGATGCGACAACTATGTGGCAACATTACCATCAACCGGCCAGCCTCGCTGAGGCGCTCGACCTGCTGGCGCAGTATCGCGAGCAGGCGCGCATCGTCAACGGCGGCACCGATCTGCTAATCGAAATCGAGCGCAAGCTGCGCGCGCCGCAAGCCGTCATCGACATCAGTCGTATCGCGGGGCTGGATGTGATCACGGTGGACGCCGGCACGGTGCGGCTCGGCGCGGGCGTGACGCACAATCAGGTCGTCGCGCACCCGTTTCTGCGCGAGCGGGCGTTCGCGCTGGCGCGCGCCTGCTGGGACGTCGGCGCGCCGCAGATTCGCAATCGCGGCACCGTCGCGGGCAACCTGGTCACCGCCTCGCCCGCCAACGATACGATTACGCCGCTCTGGGCGCTCGGCGCATCGGTTGTCCTGCGCAGCGCACGTGGCACGCGCACGCTGGCGCTGCCGGAGTTCTATCAGGGCGTGCGCCGCACGGCGCTCGAACCGGACGAGATGCTCGTCGAGGTTGCGTTCCCACTGCCCGATGCCTCGGCGCGCAGCACGTTCCATAAGCTCGGCCTGCGCCGCGCGCAGGCGATCTCGGTGATCAACGTCGCTGCGCTGCTCGTGCTGGACGGCGGCACGGTGCGCTCGGCGCGCATCACACTCGGCGCGGTCGCGCCGACGATCGTCGAGGCGGTTGAAGCTGGGCGCTATCTGGCGGGCCGCGTGCTAGACGATGCGGCGATTGCCGAGGCGTCGCGGCTGGCGATGGATGCCGCGCGACCGATCGACGACGTGCGCGGCCCGGCTGCGTACCGCCGCGCCATGGTCGGTGTGCACGTTGCACGCGCCTTGCGCGAACTGCGCGACGGTCGCGAGCGCGACGATTTTCCCGCGCATCCGGTGATGCTCTGGGGCGTGAGCGGCGGCCGCTTCCCGCCTGTGTCAGCGGCGGTGCCCGACCGCGCGCCGATCGAGGTGTCAGTCAACGGGCAACAATACGTCTCGGCGACCGGCTACGACAAGACGCTGCTGCGTTTCCTGCGCGAAGACCTGCACCTGATTGGCACCAAGGAAGGCTGTGCCGAGGGCGAGTGCGGCGCGTGCACCGTGCTGTTGGACGGCATCGCCGTGATGGCGTGCCTGGTGCCGGCGGCACGCGCGCACGGCGCACAGATCGTCAGCGTTGAAGGCATCGGCAGCGGCGGGCAGTTACACCCCGTACAGCGCGGCCTGATCGAGTCGGGCGGCGTTCAGTGCGGTTACTGCACGCCGGGCTTCGTCGTCAGCGGCGCGAGCCTGCTGGCCGAAACGCCCGCGCCGACGACGGACGAGATCAAGCAGGCGTTCACAGGCAACCTGTGCCGCTGCACCGGCTATGTGAAGATCGTGGACGCCGTCGCGCGTGCAGCGCAGGAAGCCCACTCATGACGCGCGAGAAACTGCTCGGCGCGCTGGGCGAATCGCACACACGCGTCGACGCGGCCGGCAAAGTGACCGGCGCGGCGGAGTATCCCGGGGACATCGACCGGCCGGGCCAACTCTGGCTCAAGACGCTCTACGCCAGGCGGCCGCACGCGCGTATCAAGCGGCTCGATACCGCGCGCGCGGAACGCGCCGACGGCGTTGTGCGCGTCTTCACGGCGCGCGATATTCCGGTCAACGAGTTCGGTCTGATCATGTTCGACGCGCCGGTGCTGGCGCACGATGTCGTGCGCTGGATCGGCGAGAAGGTTGCGCTGGTCGTCGCCGAGAGCGAGGCGCAGGCCGCCGCCGCGCTCGACCTGATCGATGTCGAGTACGAGGATCTGCCGGCCATTACCGACCCGCACGATGCGCGCAAGCCGGGCGTGTCGGACATCAACCCGCTGCACCCCGGCAACCTGCTGAAGCATATCCCGATCCGCAAGGGCGATGTGGCGCGCGGGTTTGCCGAGTCCGACGTGATCGTCGAAGGCGAGTACTATACGCCGATGCAGGAGCACGCCTACCTCCAGCCCGAGGCGGGCATTGCGTACATGGACGACGAAGACCGCGTAACGGTGCAAGTCGCCGGGCAGTGGACGCACGAGGACCGACAGCAGATCGCCCATGCGCTGGAACTGCCCGAAGAGCGCGTGCGCGTGATCTACCCGGCGATCGGCGGCGCGTTCGGCGGCCGCGAGGACATGAGCGTGCAGATCATTCTCGCGCTCGCGGTGTGGCGGCTGGCGCAGGCCGACATTCATCGCCCCGTCAAGACGATCTGGTCGCGCGAAGAGTCGATCCTGTCGCACCACAAGCGGCACCAAACGTGGATCCGCGCGCGCTGGGGCGCGAAGCGTGACGGCACACTCGTGGCGGCGCAGGTCGAGGTGCTGGCCGACGCCGGTCCGTATGCGTACACGTCGACCAAAGTGCTGGGCAACATGGCGGTCGGCTGCGCCGGGCCGTACCACTGGCCGCACGCGCAGATCGACGCCTATGCCGTGGCCACGAATAACATCCCGTCGGGTGCGTTTCGCGGCTTCGGCGCGCCGCAGGCGCACTTCGCCGCCGAACAGCAGATGAACAAGCTGGCCGAAGCGCTCGGCATCGACCCGGTCGCGCTGCGGCTGAAGAACGTCCTGCGCGAGGGACAGTTGACGACGACGCAGACGCCGCTGCCGGGCGGCCCGGTCGCGCTGCCGCAGGTCGTCGCGCGCTGCGCGGAGGCGGCCGCTTGGGAAGCAAACCGTACACGCCCGCCGCGATCCGGTCCGGTCGTGCGCGGACGCGGCTTCGCCTGCGCATTCAAGAACATCGGCTTCTCGTTTGGTGTGCAGGAAGGCGCCAGCGCCACCGTCGAGATCCACGGCACCAACGAAATCACCGGCGCAACGCTGAGCATCGCCGCGGCGGACTGCGGGCAGGGCTCGCACACGGCGTTGACTCAGATGTGCGCGGAACTGCTTGGGATCGACGTGGCGCAGGTGTCGCTCGTCGCGTCCGACACGGCGACCAGCGAAAGCTTCGGCAGCGCCAGCGCCTCGCGCTCGACCTTCATGGCCAGCAACGCGATTCGCGGCGCAGTGCAGCAGGCGCTTCAGGCATGGACGGAAGAGGAGCGGCCAGCGCGTGCGACCTACCGCTACGACGCGCCGTACACCGAGAACTTCGACCCGCTCACCGGCAAGGCCAAGCCGAACATCGCCTATGGTTATGTGGCGCAGGCGGCCGACGTGGACGTGGATACCGAAACGGGGCAAGTGCACGTGCGGCGCGTCTGGTGCGCGGACGATGTCGGCAGAGCGGTCAACCCGCAGTTGATCGAGGGCCAGATCGAAGGCGCGATTACACAGGCGGTCGGCTTCGCCGTCACCGAGAACTTCGTCACGCGCGATGGCCGCGTGTTGACACCGCACTTCAGCACCTACCTGATCCCCGGCGTGCTCGACGCGCCCGAGCGCGTCGATTCCGTCATCCTGGAGTACCCGGACGACGAGGGTGCCTGGGGTGTGCGCGGCATGGCCGAAATGCCGTTCATCCCGCTCGCCCCGGCCGTCACCGCCGCCGTGCACGATGCGACTGGCATCTGGTTCGACGCGCTGCCGCTGGCGCCGTGGAGGGTGTGGGAGAGACAACGGACGAGAAACGGACAAACGGACACGCGACACCGGACGTAGAACGGACAAACGGATGGGAACTCACAAGCGGACTAACAAGGGAGTCGTCATCAATGGCGCAACAACCTCCCGGAATGCGGAAACCCGGCCTGGCAGCCGGTGCCCCGCATGCTGATCTGACCTATCAAATCATCGGGTTGGCCATACAAGTGCGTGATGATCTCGGGCCTGGTCACCGCAAAGCCGTTTATCATAACGCATTGCGGGCGCGCTTTGCAGGAAAACTCGATTTTGCGGATGAGCCGCGTCTTGCGGTTCTCGATGAAGATAGCAATGTCGTATTCAAATACAAGCCAGACTTTGTCATCGCCGGCGAAGTCATCGTTGAAATCAAAGCACATTCGCACCCACTGACACGGAATGAAGTTGCACAAGTACTCGACTACTTTGCAGCCTCGGACTGCAATGTGGCTTTGTTGATCAATTTTGGCCGCTTCCGCCTTGAGTGGAATCGCCTTTTTCCACCCGGGAAGATTCTAGAGCATCGGGAGTCACGACAGCGCAAGGGCACGAATCGTCCGCCCAATCCGTGAGTAACGGAACAGATGCCGGCGCCGTCCGTTCGTCCGACGCGTGTCCGTTGTCTCGTCCGTTTGTCCGTTGCATGTCCGTTGTCATATCCGTTGACAAGAGGAACTACACCCATGAACCACTTCTCAACCCTTAAACCGCTGCTGCTGCAAACCGACTCCAAGATCGTGTTGCTCGTGATGGACGGTCTGGGCGGCCTGCCGCGCGAGGCCGGCGGCCTGACCGAGTTGGAGACGGCGCGCACGCCGAATATGGATGCGCTCGCCGCGCACGGCCAGCTTGGCCTCAGCGTGCCAATCGCGCCCGGCGTCACGCCCGGCAGCGGCCCGGCGCATCTCTCGCTGTTCGGTTATGATCCGCTCGAGTTCGTCATCGGACGCGGCGCGTTGGAAGCGCTCGGCGTCGGCTTCCATCTCACCGACCGCGACGTTGCCGCGCGCGGCAACTTCTGCACCGTCGACGCCGCCGGCAACGTCACCGACCGGCGCGCCGGACGCATCGCGGACGAGGTGAACCGGCGCTTGTGCGGCATCCTGTCGCAGATCAAGGTCGATGGCGCTACGATCATCGTCAAGTCGGTCAAAGAGCACCGCTTCGTGCTGATCATGCGCGGCGACGGGCTGTCGGGCGATCTGTCGGAGACCGACCCGGGCGTACTCGGACGCCCGCCCGCGCCGGTCGCCGCCGGGTCGCCGGCGGCGGTGCGCGCAGCCGCTGTTGCCAACGAGTTCGTCGCCAAAGCGCGCGATCTGCTCAAGAATGAGCACCCGGCCAATATGGTGCTCATGCGCGGCTTCGCCAAACATCCCGGCTTCCCGACGTTCGATCAGGTCTACGGCCTTAAGGCGGGCGCGGTCGCCGTCTACCCGATGTATCGCGGGCTGGCGTCGCTGCTCGGCATGAGCCTGCTGGAGACCGGCCCGACGATCGCCGACGAGTTCCGCACGGTCGCCGCGCACTGGAATGACTACAACTTCTTCTTTGTTCACGTCAAGAAGACCGACTCGATGGGCGAGGACGGCAACTTTGACGGCAAGGTGCACGTTATCGAGGACGTCGATGCCGCGTTGCCGATTCTGACCGCGCTCAAACCCGATGCGCTGCTGATCACCGGCGATCACTCGACGCCGGCGACGTTCAAGTCGCATTCGTGGCATCCGGTGCCGACGCTGCTCTCCTCGGTCTGGTGCCGCGGCGAAGGTGCGGTCAAGTTCGGCGAGCGCGACTGCTTGCGCGGCGCGTGGGGCGCCTTCCACGCGACGAGCATCATGCCCGAATTGATGGGGCATGCCGGCAAACTGGCGCGCTACGGAGCGTAAGCAGGCACTTGTGTATAATGGCGTTGGAGGAAATGATGAAGACCAACGGTAACCGGGCCCGCGCGCCGCGCCTCATGCGCGAGACGCTCGGCGGTGCGTCCTATGAATACTACCCGCTGGGGCGGCATGTCGTCGCCGCGCCGGGCATCTGCGGCGGCAGGCCGACGTTCAAATACACCCGCATCGAAGTCAAACTCGTGCTTGACCTGCTTGCCGCCGGTTGGACGATTGAGCGTGTTGTGGCCGATTACCACCGGCCGGAGGTCACGCGGGCGGCGATCCGTGAAGCGATCGGCATGGCGGGGAAAGCCCTGGTTAAGTCCGCGTCGGTTCTCCAGATTGCCGCGTGATTGTTCTTGACGAGCAGATCGATCGCCGGAGCATCGCGACCGGCGTTGCGGCCTGGTATTCGGGCAGGGTTGTCTCGATAAAGCACTTGCGCCCGCGCACCGTCATCAAAGACGATTCCATCGAACTCCTGCTACGGGCAGTTCGGAGCCCGGCATTTGTTACCATCAACCTCAGAGACTTCTGGCAGGTGATGCACGCCAGTCCACGTTACTGCGTCATCTGCATCGACTTGCCGCAATCGCAAGCCGAGGAGATTCCGGCGTTACTGCGACGACTCTGCACGTTATCCCGATTCAGAACCAGGGCATTGCGCATGGGCACTGTTATCTGTGTTCGCCCTACCCGTATCGAATACTATCAAGCCGAGAGGACGCTCGTAACTACCGCATGGTGAGTTGCAGAGCCGAAAGGTAAGCCCGTGGACCTCCCCAAACTGCTCTCCGTTGCGCGCGGCGACGAGCCGGCCGATCTGCTGATCAAGAACGCACGGCTGATCAACGTCTTCTCGACGGAGATCTACGACGCCGACGTGGCCGTGCTGGACGACCGCATCGCGGGTATCGGCAAGGAGTACACGGCGCGCGAAACCGTCGACGTGAAGGGTATGTACCTTGCGCCGGGTTTCATCGACGGCCACATTCACATCGAATCCTCGATGATGAAGGTCTCGGAGTTCGCGCGCGCGGTCGTGCCGCACGGGACGACCGCCGTCGTCGCCGACCCGCACGAGATCGCCAACGTGCTCGGCCTCGATGGCATCCGCTACATCCTCGAATCGGCCAAGGACGGCCCAATGAGCGTGTACGTCATGCTCTCGTCGTGCGTGCCCGCCACGCACATGGAGACGAGCGGCGCGCGCCTGACCGCCGAGGATCTGCAGCCGTACCTCAACCACAAATGGGTGCGCGGCATCGCCGAGTTGATGAACTATCCTGGCGTGGTGAATGGCGACCCCGATATGCTCGCCAAACTCCAGATCGGCCGTGGTATGCGACTGGACGGCCACGCGCCCGGCCTGACTGGCAAAGGGCTGAACGCGTACGTGGCGGCCGGCGTTGGCTCCGACCACGAGAGCACCACACTGGCCGAGGCGCGCGAGAAGCTGCGGCTGGGCCAGTACGTCATGGTGCGCGAGGGCACGACCGCCAAGAACATGCAGGCGCTGCTGCCGCTGATCAATCGCGACAACAGCCGCCGCTTCATGTTCGTGAGCGACGACCGCCACCCGGACTATCTGATGGGTCTCGGCCACATGGATCACTCGATCCGCATGGCGGTCAGCCTGGGGCTGGATCCGATCACGGCCATCCAGATGTGCACCTGCAACACGTCCGAATGGTTCAACCTGCGCAACGGCGGCGCGATCATGCCGGGCTACTTCGCCGACATGGCCGCGTTCACGGACCTCAAGCAGATCGACGTGCGTATGGTCTGGCGCGGTGGACGGCTGGTCGCGCGCGACGGCGCGCTGCTGCCCGGCATCAAAGGCGGGCGCGATGTGCTGATCCGCTCAGCCATGAACGTCGCGTGGGACCGGGTGGACTTCAAGGTCAAGGCGGCCGGCTCGCACATGCGCGTGATCGAGGTCATCCCGGACCAGCTGGTGACCCGCGAAGTGATCGAGCCGGTTAAGCGTATCGGCGAGTACGCCGTCTCGGATGTGTCGCGCGACGTGCTGAAGCTGAGCGTCATCGAGCGCCATCAGGCCTCGGGTGCGATGAGCAGCGGCTTCGTGCGCGGCTTCGGGCTGAAAGGCGGCGCGCTGGCGGCCTCGGTCGCGCACGACTCGCACAATATCATCGTCGTCGGTACCAACGACAACGACATGCTCACGGCGGCGCGCGCCATCGGGCGCATGGGCGGCGGCTACGTCGTCGTGAACGACGGCGAAGTGCTGGCGCAGGTGCCGCTGCCGATCGCCGGGCTGATGACCGATCAGCCGCTGGAGATTGTCAACGCGCAGGTGGAGGACATCCTGCAGGTCAGCCACCAGTTGGGCGTCGAGTTGGGAAACCCGTTCATGGCACTCTCGTTCCTGGCGCTGCCCGTTATCCCCAGCCTGAAGCTGACCGACCAAGGGCTGGTCGATGTCGATCAGTTCAAGCTCGTGCCGCTGTTTGTCGACTGACCGGTTCCCTCCCATGCCCGAGACACCGGACGCTGCCGTCCATCCCCTGCCAT from the Chloroflexota bacterium genome contains:
- a CDS encoding 2-oxo acid dehydrogenase subunit E2: MDFTLSALNGDGPVTVGRWRRQAGERVAIGEPLLEAHSARFDWDIPAPCDGVLETVAASAGALATPGDRLALIRPDSVATARPARISPLAARMAAAYSLPLDRVPSTGRIERADVLAALAAREAQAADTIRPLTTAQRERAERVARIARDVPHGTVTAALDLSAIAAERAAMQPAWARRERVALDDLAFLVHAAVAALLDVPECNATVTADGVRLHRTVHVAISIDDGTALPRAGVIANAERYNIVGIARRLSQAQTDGSLEGGTLTIRSRAALLATDLVADGQTAVLNIGPVVARAVAAGEAETQVHPVVHVSLTCDRRAVSDAAAQRFLERLATSS
- a CDS encoding DUF1786 domain-containing protein, yielding MKILAVDVGTGTQDILLFDSTRAIENCLKMVMPSPTALVADAIRQATAKRQPVVLTGTLMGGGPSNWAADDHMRAGLRVYATPQAALSFNDELEAVARSGIRIISDDEAKRLKRVKRIEMRDFYLPQITWAFESFGLSLDDVDAYAVAVFDHGNAPAGASDRRFRFDFIAEALTGGGKLSAFAFPRDRIPPRMTRMQATASSVENDKPLLMMDTAPAAVLGALEDPRVRALPRAVIANVGNFHTLAFNMGDGQVRGVFEHHTGELTAAELEAYLQKLARGEVTNDEVFNDMGHGALVFDAAAPAPSDYVVIGPRRGLLRGSALQPYFAVPHGDMMIAGCFGLVRAFADHAPDWKDEIEKVLGQ
- a CDS encoding GxxExxY protein codes for the protein MAQQPPGMRKPGLAAGAPHADLTYQIIGLAIQVRDDLGPGHRKAVYHNALRARFAGKLDFADEPRLAVLDEDSNVVFKYKPDFVIAGEVIVEIKAHSHPLTRNEVAQVLDYFAASDCNVALLINFGRFRLEWNRLFPPGKILEHRESRQRKGTNRPPNP
- a CDS encoding xanthine dehydrogenase family protein, which produces MTREKLLGALGESHTRVDAAGKVTGAAEYPGDIDRPGQLWLKTLYARRPHARIKRLDTARAERADGVVRVFTARDIPVNEFGLIMFDAPVLAHDVVRWIGEKVALVVAESEAQAAAALDLIDVEYEDLPAITDPHDARKPGVSDINPLHPGNLLKHIPIRKGDVARGFAESDVIVEGEYYTPMQEHAYLQPEAGIAYMDDEDRVTVQVAGQWTHEDRQQIAHALELPEERVRVIYPAIGGAFGGREDMSVQIILALAVWRLAQADIHRPVKTIWSREESILSHHKRHQTWIRARWGAKRDGTLVAAQVEVLADAGPYAYTSTKVLGNMAVGCAGPYHWPHAQIDAYAVATNNIPSGAFRGFGAPQAHFAAEQQMNKLAEALGIDPVALRLKNVLREGQLTTTQTPLPGGPVALPQVVARCAEAAAWEANRTRPPRSGPVVRGRGFACAFKNIGFSFGVQEGASATVEIHGTNEITGATLSIAAADCGQGSHTALTQMCAELLGIDVAQVSLVASDTATSESFGSASASRSTFMASNAIRGAVQQALQAWTEEERPARATYRYDAPYTENFDPLTGKAKPNIAYGYVAQAADVDVDTETGQVHVRRVWCADDVGRAVNPQLIEGQIEGAITQAVGFAVTENFVTRDGRVLTPHFSTYLIPGVLDAPERVDSVILEYPDDEGAWGVRGMAEMPFIPLAPAVTAAVHDATGIWFDALPLAPWRVWERQRTRNGQTDTRHRT
- a CDS encoding GNAT family N-acetyltransferase — its product is MNRIEYTHGDAAWLEIIQPLWEKLKRHHEQGSRHFAQIYRQFTFEQRLQKFRDSGASAFRVELARDSGDMRLAGYCVSMVRPNDTGEIDSLYVDEPYRGAGIADTLMRRGLDWLKASGARYIEINVAAGNESVLSFYARYGFYPRHTTLAEKQVPPAAPKS
- a CDS encoding FAD binding domain-containing protein, encoding MWQHYHQPASLAEALDLLAQYREQARIVNGGTDLLIEIERKLRAPQAVIDISRIAGLDVITVDAGTVRLGAGVTHNQVVAHPFLRERAFALARACWDVGAPQIRNRGTVAGNLVTASPANDTITPLWALGASVVLRSARGTRTLALPEFYQGVRRTALEPDEMLVEVAFPLPDASARSTFHKLGLRRAQAISVINVAALLVLDGGTVRSARITLGAVAPTIVEAVEAGRYLAGRVLDDAAIAEASRLAMDAARPIDDVRGPAAYRRAMVGVHVARALRELRDGRERDDFPAHPVMLWGVSGGRFPPVSAAVPDRAPIEVSVNGQQYVSATGYDKTLLRFLREDLHLIGTKEGCAEGECGACTVLLDGIAVMACLVPAARAHGAQIVSVEGIGSGGQLHPVQRGLIESGGVQCGYCTPGFVVSGASLLAETPAPTTDEIKQAFTGNLCRCTGYVKIVDAVARAAQEAHS
- the def gene encoding peptide deformylase, producing MLDIVKVPDPILRQRAKKVAKVTPAVQKLLDDMAETMREAPGVGLAAPQVGVLQRLIVVDVQPDEEEPEAQSGFFRLVNPEILKASRDMEEGPEGCLSIPGYQGDIERHVWVEVRALDHTGKPFRMKARGYLARVIQHEIDHLDGILFLDRLKSADKLYKLEPQEPHAEPA